The Kribbella shirazensis genomic interval AACATCTCGGCCGTGTACGGCCACAGCTCGTCCAGCGCGGCCTGCATCCGCCGATGGCTCTCGTCCGTTCCGTCCCCGAGCCGCAGCACCCACTGGGTCGCGTGATCCACGTGGTACGCGACCTCCTTCACAGCCTTCCCCGCCACGCCGGCCAGCGTCTCGTCGGCCGACGACCGCAGCTCGTCGTACAGCAGATGCTGGTACGTCGCGAAGTACAGCAACCGTGCCATCGCGAACGCGAAGTCGCCGTTCGGCAGCTCGCACAACTGCAGGTTCAGGAACTCGCGCTCGTCCCGGAAGTACGCCAGCTCGTCCTCGGTGCGCCCGTCCAGCGACCCGGCGTACTGCAGCAGCGAACGCGCCTGCCCCAGCTGGTCCAGCCCGATGTTGCCGAGAGCAACGTCCTCCTCGAGCTGCGGTGCGGCCGCGATCCACTCGCCGGTGCGCTGCGCCGCGATCAGCGCGTCGTCACCGAGCCGCAGCCCGTACTCGATCAAATCCGTCGCGAACAGGTCGCTCACAGGTGCTCGACACCTTCCGGGACCTGGTAGAACGTCGGATGCCGGTACACCTTGTCGCCGGCGGGGTCGAAGAACTCGTCCTTCTCGTCCGGGCTCGACGCGGTGATGTCGGAGGCCCGCACCACCCAGATCGACACGCCTTCCTGGCGGCGCGTGTACACGTCCCGCGCGTTCCGCAACGCCATCGTCGCGTCCGGCGCGTGCAGGCTGCCGACATGCGTGTGCGACAACCCCCGCCGGGATCGCACAAAAACCTCCCACAACGGCTCAATCATGCGGCACCCGCCTTCACAGCCCGCTTCTCCGCGTAGGCAGCCGCGGCCTCGCGCACCCAGGCGCCGTCCTCGTGCGCCTTCACCCGATGCGACAGCCGCTGCCGGTTGCAAGGACCGTTGCCCTTCACAACTTCGTACAGCTCCGTGTAGTCCGGCTCCGTGAACCGGTAGTGCCCTGACGCCTCGTCGTACGCGAGCCCGTCGTCCGGCACCCGCAGCCCCAGTACGTCGGCCTGCGGCACGGTCATGTCCACGAACCGCTGCCGCAGCTCGTCGTTGCTGTGCCGCTTGATCCCCCACGCCATCGACTGCTCCGAGTGCGTCGACGCGGAATCGGGCGGACCGAACATCATCAGCGACGGCCACCACCAGCGATCCAGCGCGTCCTGCGCCATCGCCTTCTGCCCGTCGGTGCCGTTGCACAGCGTGTGCAGGATCTCGAACCCCTGCCGCTGATGGAACGACTCCTCCTTGCAGACCCGGACCATGGCCCGGGCGTACGGCCCGTACGAGCAGCGGCACAGCGGCACCTGGTTGACGATCGCGGCGCCGTCGACCAGCCAGCCGATCGCGCCGATGTCCGCCCAGGTCAGCGTCGGGTAGTTGAAGATGCTGGAGTACTTCTGCTTCCCGCTGTGCAGCAGATCGAGCAGGTCGGACCGATCCACGCCGAGGGTCTCCGCGGCGGCGTACAGGTAGAGCCCGTGGCCGGCCTCGTCCTGCACCTTCGCCATCAGGATCGCCTTGCGGCGCAGCGACGGCGCGCGACTGATCCAGTTGCCCTCCGGCTGCATGCCGATGATCTCGGAGTGCGCGTGCTGCGCGATCTGCCGGATCAGGGTCTTGCGGTACCCGTCCGGCATCGCGTCCCGCGGCTCGATCCGGCCGTCGGCGTCGATCGTCGCCTGGAAGCTGTCCATACCCCCAGCATATGTGACACTTTTTCTCCAGATCAACAACAAGTGTCACAAAGGTGGTGATGGGTCCACCTCCGGGAGTGGGCCTGACGCACTGGGTAGCCGTCCGTGCGCGGAGCAGGATGCTCTTATCAGTTCAAGGGCTACACAGTTTCCCTCCGGAGGACCCCGTGACCACCACCCTCACCGCCCCCACCGATCACCGCGGCCCGGTCACCGGCCGCGAGCGGGCGCTCGCGCCGGATCTCATCCGCGGCGCGATGCTGCTGCTGATCGGCCTGGCCAACAGCGCCAACTTCGCGTTCGCCGGCCAGCCCGGTCTGGAGACCTCGCCGCACGGCTTCGAGCGCGTGCTGAACTTCCTCAAACTCACCTTCGTGGACGACCGGGCGTATCCGGTCTTCGCGATCATGTTCGGCTACGGCCTGGTCCAGCTGACCCGGCGGCAGCGGGCGGCCGGCGCCACCACCGGCGCCGTACGGCGGATCCTCGTGAAGCGGAACGCCTGGCTGATCGCGTTCGGCCTCGTCCACGCGACCCTGCTGTACTTCGGCGACTTCCTCGGCGCGTACGGCGTCGTCGGCATCGTCTGCACGCTGTTCCTGCTCAACCGCGGCGACAAGTTCCACCGGATCGCGCTGGGCGTCTGGGCGGTGCAGCTCGTCTACCTAGCAGTGATAGCAGCTCGAGCGGTGCTCGCAGTCGTCAACAGCACCGGTCCGGCGCACGCGCTGACGAACAAGCCGAACCCGTCGCTCGCGGCCTCGTCGTACGGCGCGAGCCTGCTCGACCGGCCGCACGAGTACCCGCTGCACACCGCGACCGTCCTCGGCTTCGTCACGATCGTGTGGCTGGGTATCTGGGCCGCTCGCCGGCAGATCCTGGAGAACCCGGGCGCTCACCGCAAGCTGCTGTCGTGGGTCGCGGCCTCCGGGCTGGGCATCGCCGTCCTGGGTGGACTGCCGCTCGCCCTCGTCAGCGCAGGTCTGCTGCACGTCGACAAGCCGGCACTGGACGCGGTCAGCTTCCTCTCCCAGGCGAGCGGGATGTTCGCCGGTCCTGGGTACGTCGCTCTGTTCGGCCTGCTCGTCACGCGGATCACGAAGCTGTCGTTGCCCGTCCGCGCCGTCTCCGCACTCGGTCAGCGGTCGCTGTCGGGGTACCTGTTCCAGTCGGTGTCGTGGATGGTCCTGCTGGCCCCGTTCACGCTGAACCTCCGGTTCGGAAGTACGGCGTACACCGCGGCGCTGGTCGCGACCGGCGTCTGGATCGTCTCGGTCGTCGCGGCGTACGCGATGAGCAGGCGTTCGTACCGCGGCCCGGCCGAGACCCTGCTGCGGCGGCTCGTGTACTGACTGGGAGGATGGAGGTCATGAGTGACTTCGGCGTCCCGGAACCCGCGAACCTCGCAGACCTCTCCGGCGAGACCCCTGTGGCCGAGACCAGCGTCCGGCTCGCGCTGCCGGCGGAGGCGGGAGAGATCGGCGAGGTCCAGGTGGCGGCCTGGCGGGCGTCGTACGCCGGGCTGCTGCCGGCCGACGTCCTCGCTGATCTCGACCCGGCGCAGTTCGCGGCGCAGTGGCGGGCAGCGCTGATCGCTCCGGGCGAGGCGCGGAACCGGGTGATGGTCGCGCTGGCCGGCCGTCAACTGGTCGGCTTCGCGGCCATCACACCGTCCGACGACCCCGACGCCGACCCGCAGCGCGACGCGCTGATCGCCGAGCTGGCGGTCAACCCGGAGGCGACCCGCGCGGGCCACGGTTCCCGGCTGCTGAACGCTGTCGTCGACACGGTCCGCGCCGACGGCTTCGGCCGCGTGACGGTCTGGGTCAACTCCACCGACGACGTCCTGCGCGCCTTCTACACCGAGGCCGGCTGGGCGCCCGACGGCGCGCACCGCGAGCTCGATCTGTACGGCGACGAGTCGGTGCGGATCAAGCAGATCCGGCTGCACACGGATCCCGGCGCCGAGTAGCCGGCCGCATAGCAGGGGCCACATAGCAGGCCACCGATCGGCGACGGGCCGGGGGTGGTGCTCGACGGCTCCCAGCGAGCATGACAGATTGTCACGGTCCGATCACGCATGGCCATCCGCTGGAGTCTGCATGAAGTTCGTTCCCCTGGCCGTCGGCGGTGCAGCCCTCGGGCTGTCCGCTGCCGCTGTTCTCGTTGTCCCTGGGTCGGGAGCCACCGCGTCGACGCAATCGGCGAGCGTCGTCGACAAGCCGCACCCGGTGGCGTCGAAGTACCTGAAGCAGAGACCGCGGTGGACCAAGTGCGGTGAGGAGGAGTTCCGCACGTACTGTGCGAAGATCACCGTCCCGCGTGACTGGGCGAACCAGTACTCCGGGAACGATCTGCAGATCGCGGTCAGCAAGGTCGCGCCGGTGAAGGGCAAGCCGAGCCGGGTCGTGTTCGGCAACCCGGGCGGACCGGGCGGCGCCGGCCTCGGCATGGCGCCGTACCTGGCGAGCCAGGCGCCGCTCGCCAAGGATCACCTGGCCGTCGGCTTCGACCCGCGCGGCGCCGGCGGCAGCTCGAACGTCAGCTGTGAGGGAACGCCCGGCTACACGATGGACGCCCGCGACCGCGACCCCGCGACCCGCGACCTGATCGCCGAGGCCTCCGAGCTGGCCCAGCCGTACTGCGACCGCCAGTCCCGCGGCCTGCTCCCCTACGTCACGACCGCGCAGACCGTGCAGGACATGGACCTGATCCGGCAGCTGCTCGGCTTCGACACGATCGACTACGTCGGGTACTCCGGCGGCACCTGGCTCGGCGCGTACTACCAGACGTACTTCCCCGAGCACGTCGGCCGCTTCGTCCTGGACTCGAACACCGACTTCACGAAGACCTGGATGGACACGTTCGTCTCCCAGCCGCAGGCCTTCGAGCGCCGGTTCCGCGAGGACTTCGCGACCTGGGCGGCGAAGTACGACGACCAGCTCCGGCTCGGCTCGTCACCGGGAGCGATCATCCGCCGGTACGAGCGGTTGCGGCGCGCCCTGAAGCAGCAGCCCGCGACCGAGGAGTTCCTGGACGGCGCGATCAAGGTCACCTACGACCAGAACTCGCTCGACCAGATGATCTCCGGCGATATGTACTCGAAACTCGACTTTCCTTTGCTGGCCGCCGACCTGCTGTTTCTCGAAGAGCTTTCCGCGGCCCAGGCAAAGGGCGGTCCGCAGGCCGCACAACGGCACGTCGACGCACTGTCCACGACACGTCAGCGGCAACTCGTCCAGCGGGCCGACCGCACGCCGATCGGGCTGCGGATGCTCGGCGAGGACTCCGAGGACGCGACCTTCACCGCGATCACCTGCAACGACACCCCCTGGCCGCAGGGCCGCGAACACGGCGAACAGCTGGCCGCCCGCCTCGGCCCGCACTTCCCGCTGATCGGCTGGACGATGGCCGAGAACCCGTGCTTCGCCTGGGACCGGCCGAACCTGACGATGCCGACCCCGACCGGCGAAGGCCTGCCCACAACGCTGATGGTGCAGTCCGTCCACGACCCGGCGACCAGCTACAGCCTCGCGCTGTCGGCCCACAGCCGGTACGCCGGTTCGCGCCTGGTCACCGTCACCGGTGAAGGCGACCACGGCGTGTACGGCGGCGTGAACCGGTGCGCCGACCGCATCGTCAACACCTTCCTCACCACCGGCGCCGCCCCGGCCAAGGACACCACCTGCGCCGGCGAGGGCATTCCCGCGCCCGAGAAAGACGCACCCGGGACCGGGGAAATGTCCGGCGCTCCGTTACGGCGAATCGCCCGCTTCACGCAGGCCGTTTCCGGATATCTTCCGTGACGAACGTTTGAATTGACAGCGGCTGCCGGCCGGAATTCGCCTACCGAACGGCAGATTCCGGTCACGGTCGGCGAAATTCCGGTCGGGCTTTCGTTGTCAGGACAAATTTGTCAGGGCGATGTCAGGGTTGCGTCCCTGTGCGACACAGCGTGATAACGGCAACCTTGAGTCAGCGCGGAGGACTCGGGCGTCGACTGGGAGGGCTCGACGACGGCCACCGCCGACGTGGCTTCGGTCGGCTGTGCAGGTGGGGGGACTGCCTGGGGGGTCAGACAGAGGGGCACAGCCGATCGGGCCACGAACTCGGGAACCGCGCCACGAGATCCCTCGCGGGGTGCCGTCGATCCCCCAGGTCGTGGCGCTCCGCGAGGCTGCAGCGCGTTCACGCGCGCAGCGAGCGATCAGGCTCAGAACGGGTCGCGGGTCCGGTCCGCCGGTGCATCCGGGCCCGGATAGCCGTCGGCGACCGCGACCAGCGGAGCCGCGCGGCCGGCCGCCCAGGCGGCCCGGAAGGCGCGCCGCTCCAGGGACGATTCGACAGCGGCCTGGGTGGCGTCGAAATCGGCCTGCTCGATCCGCGGCACCGGTGCCCGGATCACCTCACGCACCTCGTGCGCCGCCCCGAGCAGAAACGCGGCGTAGTCGCTCCGGCCCCGCTGCTGTGCGACCGCCGCCAGTTCCTCGAGCACACTGGCCGACCGCCACCGGTCTCCTAGATCGCGATGCTCCGCCAGGCTCTCGTCGAGCAGGTGGACAGCGCGCTCGGTCAATCCCCGCCGGCGTTCGACGATGCCGAGCTGGTTCAGCGACCAGGCGACGCCCTCGCGGTACCCGAGCCGCTGCGACAACGCGAGACTCTGCTGCAGCAGGTCCTCCGCCTCGACGAGTTCGCCGCTGTACTGCGCGATCGCGCCGAGGCTGATCAACGACCAGGCCAGTCCTTCGCCGTCACCGACCACCCGGAACGCGTCGCGAGCCCGCCGGCACCGGCGCGCGCCGACTTCGAGATCGCCGCGCAGCCACGCCACGAAGCCGAGGTGGTTGTGCGCCCAGGCCATCCCGGCCCGGTCGCCGAGACTTTCGTACAGGTCGTAGCTCTCGCAGTGCAGATCCTCTGCGGCCTCGTAGTCGCCGCGTTCGCGGGCGACCCCGCCGAGGCGTTGCAGAACCAGCGCGGTCCCGGCGTCGTCTCCCAGTTCCTTGTACTGCTTGAGCGCGGTCCGCAGCAGCTCGGTCGCGGCGTCGTACTCGCACTGGAGGAACGCCAGCGTCCCCGCGCCGAGGTTCGCTTTCGCACAGGCGGGTGCCAGGCCGTTCATGCGCTCCGGCGGCTGCAGGTCGGCGAGTTGCAGGGCCCGCTCGAGCCATGTGCTGCCTTCGGCATAGTGGCCGCGGAGATTGCAGAACAGCCAAAGCGCACCGGTCAGCCGCAACGCCTCGGCGACCGAGCCCGTCCCCAACGACCAGGTGATCGCGGCACGCAGGTTGGCGTGCTCGCTCTCCAGGCGATCCAGCCACTCCCTCTGTTCCGGGCCGCGCAGCTGTCCTTCGGCTTCTTCGGCGAGGCTCAGGTAGTAGCGTGCGTGCCGCTCCTCCGTCGCTTCCGTCTGCCCGGCCGCCCGCAGCCGATCGGCCGCGAACTCCCGGATCACCACGAGCATGTAGTAGCGCGCGACACCACCGCGTCTGATCACCCGGACCAGCGACTTGTCCACCAGCCGGCCGATGAGATCGAGCGCCTGGACACGCGTCTCCACGCCGGTCAGCACCGCGGCGGCCGCACCCAGCGTCCAGCCGCCGACGAACACCGACAGCTGCGTGAACATGTCCCGCTCGGCCGGTGTGAGCAGCGCGTGACTCCACTCGATCGCGCCGTACATCGACTGCTGGCGCGGTGAGGCGGTCGGCGGTCCGCCGGCCAGGATCCCGAACGACGTCTCGAGTTCGGCGGCCAGCTCCGCGATCGTCATCGCGTTCGTCCGCGCCGCTGCCAGCTCGATCGCGAGCGGCATCCCCTCCAGGCGGCGTACGACACGGGCGACCTGGTCCAGCTCCCCGGCCGGCTCGTACCCGCGGGCGGTCGCCCGCTCGACGAACAGCCGTACCGCTGCGGACGACTCCAGGTTCTCCTCGTCGTACGGCAGGCTCAGCGCGGGTACGACGTACACGCTCTCGCCGGGCAGCCGTAGCAGCTCGCGGCTCGACACGAGGATCGACAGGTTCGGGCAGTGCTCCAGCAAGGCCGCGCAGACCTGCCCGACCTGCGCGACCACATGCGAGCAGTTGTCGAACACGAGGAGCATCGTGCTGCGCCCGATCTGTTCGGCGATCTCCTCGACCAGCCGCGTGCTCTCCACCGGCTGCATGCCGATCGACTCGGCCACCGCCGGTACGACGGTCGCGGGGTCGGTCAACGAGGCGAGCGGCACCCAGCAGACCCCGTCCTGGAAGCTGTCCGTGACCTCGGCCGCGACCGCCAGGGTGAGCCGGGTCTTCCCCACACCGCCCGGCCCGGTCAAGGTGAGCAAACGCGTGATTCGCTGCCGCAACAGGCGGGTCGTCGCGTTCAGTTCGGTCGTGCGGCCGATCAGCTCGTTGGTCGGGGCGGGCGGCTGCCGCAGCGGCAGGCGTGGGGTGGCCGACTCTCTACGGGCCGCCGCGGTGAACAGCAGACGATCCGGTTCGGTGAGCCGCAGGGCGTCCGCGAGCAGACGCAGCGTGTGCGCCCGTGGCGCACGCCGGCGTCCCCGCTCCAACGCCGCGATCGCGTCGACGCTCAGGCCGGCGAGCTCGGCGAGCGCTTCCTGCGACAGCCCCGCCTCCCGTCGGTGCCGGCGCAGAAGCCCGCCGAATCCAGCCCCCTGCACGTCGTCCGAGCCGCGGCGAGACCCGTCTGATGGCACAGGACGGCTCCACCCAGTCTCCGACCTTTACGTAGCGGCTGCCACGTACCTTCTTGAAAGTATCCCGTTTCGCACCGCATTGTCAGTCATCCGGGAAGGTCAGCGCGAACTCTTCGGTAACTACAGGGGCCGGTCGTGGTGCGCGATCGCGGTCCGCATGGCCTCCCGGGCGCGCCTGCGGTCCCCCGCCGCGTCGTACGCCGTCGACAGCCGGAACCACACGCGCCAGTCGTCGGGGGCGGCTTCCGCCTCCGCCTTGTACCGCCCGAAGGCCTCGTCCGCTGCGGCCTGGTCGATCCGTCCGGACGGCCGCCGCGGCAGATCGTCGACCGGCAGCCCACCGACCGCCTCCAGCTCGCGCGCCAGCACCTCGGTCCGGCGGCCGAACTGGATCTCCCGCCACACCAGGTACGCCCCGACCAGCGGGATGACCAGGACCGCCAGCCCCAGCACGATCGAGACCGCCGTCCCCGCCTTGATCAGCAGGACGCCCCGCCAGCCGATCAGAACGGCGTACGCGACGAACACGACCGCGAGCAGGATCGCGGCCTGCTTGGCCCTCATATCAGGAGAGGTCCATGAAGTGCTCGAGACCGACGGTCAGCCCAGGGGCCGTGCCGATGCTGCGGACGCCCAGGAGGACGCCGGCCATGAACGACACCCGGGCCATCGAGTCGTGCCGGATCGTCAGCGTCTCGCCCTCGTCGCCGAACAGCACCTCCTGGTGCGCGATCAGACCGCGCAGCCGGACGCCGTGCACCCGGATCCCGTCGACGTCCGCGCCGCGCGCGCCGTCCAGCGCGGTCGTGGTCGCATCCGGGATCGGTCCGGATCCGGCCTCGCGCCGGGCGTCCGCGATCAGCTCCGCCGTACGGCGCGCCGTGCCGGACGGAGCGTCCACCTTGTCGGGGTGGTGCAGCTCGATGATCTCGACGGACTCGTAGTACCGGGCGGCCTGGGCGGCGAACCGCATCATCAGGACCGCGCCGATCGAGAAGTTCGGCGCGATCAGCACACCGGTCGACGGGGACTTCTCCAGCAGTCCGCGCAGCGTGGCGAGCCGCTCGTCGTCGAACCCGGTGGTGCCGACGACCGCGTGGACGCCGTGCTCGATGCACCACGCCAGGTTGTCCATCACGACCTCGGGCCGGGTGAAGTCGACCACGACCTCGGCGCCGGCCTTGGTCAGCTCGTCGAGCGGATCGCCCTGGTCGAGCTGCGCGACCAGCTCACAGTCGGCGGCCTCCTCGACCGCGAGGCACGTCTGAGCGCCCATCTTGCCTTTGGCCCCCAGGACACCGACCTTGATCATGCGTACCCTTCCTGTCCGATCGAGGGCAACAGGATCTCATCCGGTCGTCCGGGCGACCCGCTCGGCCTTCGGAACCCACACCTGCAGGCCACTCGTCTGGCCGGTCGGCGCGAGCTGTTCGTACTCGGCGTGGAAGTCGAGACCGCAGGCTCGCAGGGCGTTGGTCTCGACCTCCGAGATCTGCCGGTTCAGGATGATCAGCGGCGGCCTGGCCGGGCGGCTCGTCCGGCAGGCCTCCTCGATCCCGGCGGCGGTCCGCGCGCGTTCCCGGGGCGAGATCCAGGCCTCGCCGAGCGGTCGCCCGCC includes:
- the paaC gene encoding 1,2-phenylacetyl-CoA epoxidase subunit PaaC is translated as MSDLFATDLIEYGLRLGDDALIAAQRTGEWIAAAPQLEEDVALGNIGLDQLGQARSLLQYAGSLDGRTEDELAYFRDEREFLNLQLCELPNGDFAFAMARLLYFATYQHLLYDELRSSADETLAGVAGKAVKEVAYHVDHATQWVLRLGDGTDESHRRMQAALDELWPYTAEMFESDELVRRLDVAVDPAALQDEWNHRVLSVIDESTCERPTSSYQHTGGRQGRHTEHMGYLLAELQHVARSHPGATW
- the paaB gene encoding 1,2-phenylacetyl-CoA epoxidase subunit PaaB — its product is MIEPLWEVFVRSRRGLSHTHVGSLHAPDATMALRNARDVYTRRQEGVSIWVVRASDITASSPDEKDEFFDPAGDKVYRHPTFYQVPEGVEHL
- the paaA gene encoding 1,2-phenylacetyl-CoA epoxidase subunit PaaA; protein product: MDSFQATIDADGRIEPRDAMPDGYRKTLIRQIAQHAHSEIIGMQPEGNWISRAPSLRRKAILMAKVQDEAGHGLYLYAAAETLGVDRSDLLDLLHSGKQKYSSIFNYPTLTWADIGAIGWLVDGAAIVNQVPLCRCSYGPYARAMVRVCKEESFHQRQGFEILHTLCNGTDGQKAMAQDALDRWWWPSLMMFGPPDSASTHSEQSMAWGIKRHSNDELRQRFVDMTVPQADVLGLRVPDDGLAYDEASGHYRFTEPDYTELYEVVKGNGPCNRQRLSHRVKAHEDGAWVREAAAAYAEKRAVKAGAA
- a CDS encoding DUF418 domain-containing protein, with product MTTTLTAPTDHRGPVTGRERALAPDLIRGAMLLLIGLANSANFAFAGQPGLETSPHGFERVLNFLKLTFVDDRAYPVFAIMFGYGLVQLTRRQRAAGATTGAVRRILVKRNAWLIAFGLVHATLLYFGDFLGAYGVVGIVCTLFLLNRGDKFHRIALGVWAVQLVYLAVIAARAVLAVVNSTGPAHALTNKPNPSLAASSYGASLLDRPHEYPLHTATVLGFVTIVWLGIWAARRQILENPGAHRKLLSWVAASGLGIAVLGGLPLALVSAGLLHVDKPALDAVSFLSQASGMFAGPGYVALFGLLVTRITKLSLPVRAVSALGQRSLSGYLFQSVSWMVLLAPFTLNLRFGSTAYTAALVATGVWIVSVVAAYAMSRRSYRGPAETLLRRLVY
- a CDS encoding GNAT family N-acetyltransferase; this encodes MSDFGVPEPANLADLSGETPVAETSVRLALPAEAGEIGEVQVAAWRASYAGLLPADVLADLDPAQFAAQWRAALIAPGEARNRVMVALAGRQLVGFAAITPSDDPDADPQRDALIAELAVNPEATRAGHGSRLLNAVVDTVRADGFGRVTVWVNSTDDVLRAFYTEAGWAPDGAHRELDLYGDESVRIKQIRLHTDPGAE
- a CDS encoding alpha/beta hydrolase, giving the protein MKFVPLAVGGAALGLSAAAVLVVPGSGATASTQSASVVDKPHPVASKYLKQRPRWTKCGEEEFRTYCAKITVPRDWANQYSGNDLQIAVSKVAPVKGKPSRVVFGNPGGPGGAGLGMAPYLASQAPLAKDHLAVGFDPRGAGGSSNVSCEGTPGYTMDARDRDPATRDLIAEASELAQPYCDRQSRGLLPYVTTAQTVQDMDLIRQLLGFDTIDYVGYSGGTWLGAYYQTYFPEHVGRFVLDSNTDFTKTWMDTFVSQPQAFERRFREDFATWAAKYDDQLRLGSSPGAIIRRYERLRRALKQQPATEEFLDGAIKVTYDQNSLDQMISGDMYSKLDFPLLAADLLFLEELSAAQAKGGPQAAQRHVDALSTTRQRQLVQRADRTPIGLRMLGEDSEDATFTAITCNDTPWPQGREHGEQLAARLGPHFPLIGWTMAENPCFAWDRPNLTMPTPTGEGLPTTLMVQSVHDPATSYSLALSAHSRYAGSRLVTVTGEGDHGVYGGVNRCADRIVNTFLTTGAAPAKDTTCAGEGIPAPEKDAPGTGEMSGAPLRRIARFTQAVSGYLP
- a CDS encoding tetratricopeptide repeat protein, which codes for MPSDGSRRGSDDVQGAGFGGLLRRHRREAGLSQEALAELAGLSVDAIAALERGRRRAPRAHTLRLLADALRLTEPDRLLFTAAARRESATPRLPLRQPPAPTNELIGRTTELNATTRLLRQRITRLLTLTGPGGVGKTRLTLAVAAEVTDSFQDGVCWVPLASLTDPATVVPAVAESIGMQPVESTRLVEEIAEQIGRSTMLLVFDNCSHVVAQVGQVCAALLEHCPNLSILVSSRELLRLPGESVYVVPALSLPYDEENLESSAAVRLFVERATARGYEPAGELDQVARVVRRLEGMPLAIELAAARTNAMTIAELAAELETSFGILAGGPPTASPRQQSMYGAIEWSHALLTPAERDMFTQLSVFVGGWTLGAAAAVLTGVETRVQALDLIGRLVDKSLVRVIRRGGVARYYMLVVIREFAADRLRAAGQTEATEERHARYYLSLAEEAEGQLRGPEQREWLDRLESEHANLRAAITWSLGTGSVAEALRLTGALWLFCNLRGHYAEGSTWLERALQLADLQPPERMNGLAPACAKANLGAGTLAFLQCEYDAATELLRTALKQYKELGDDAGTALVLQRLGGVARERGDYEAAEDLHCESYDLYESLGDRAGMAWAHNHLGFVAWLRGDLEVGARRCRRARDAFRVVGDGEGLAWSLISLGAIAQYSGELVEAEDLLQQSLALSQRLGYREGVAWSLNQLGIVERRRGLTERAVHLLDESLAEHRDLGDRWRSASVLEELAAVAQQRGRSDYAAFLLGAAHEVREVIRAPVPRIEQADFDATQAAVESSLERRAFRAAWAAGRAAPLVAVADGYPGPDAPADRTRDPF
- the dapB gene encoding 4-hydroxy-tetrahydrodipicolinate reductase, coding for MIKVGVLGAKGKMGAQTCLAVEEAADCELVAQLDQGDPLDELTKAGAEVVVDFTRPEVVMDNLAWCIEHGVHAVVGTTGFDDERLATLRGLLEKSPSTGVLIAPNFSIGAVLMMRFAAQAARYYESVEIIELHHPDKVDAPSGTARRTAELIADARREAGSGPIPDATTTALDGARGADVDGIRVHGVRLRGLIAHQEVLFGDEGETLTIRHDSMARVSFMAGVLLGVRSIGTAPGLTVGLEHFMDLS